From Pan paniscus chromosome 9, NHGRI_mPanPan1-v2.0_pri, whole genome shotgun sequence, the proteins below share one genomic window:
- the LOC100973224 gene encoding olfactory receptor 5AR1 has protein sequence MDKENSSMVTEFIFMGITQDPQMEIIFFVVFLIVYLVNVVGNIGMIILITTDTQLHTPMYFFLCNLSFVDLGYSSAIAPRMLADFLTNHKVISFSSCATQFAFFVGFVDAECYVLAAMAYDRFVAICRPLHYSTFMSKRVCLALMLGSYLAGLVSLVAHTTLTFSLSYCGSNIINHFFCEIPPLLALSCSDTYISEILLFSLCGFIEFSTILIIFISYTFILVAIIRMRSAEGRLKAFSTCGSHLTGVTLFYGTVMFRYLRPTSSYSLDQDKWASVFYTVIIPMLNPLIYSLRNKDVKAAFKKLIGKKSQ, from the coding sequence atggataaagaaaacagcTCAATGGTGACTGAGTTTATCTTCATGGGCATCACCCAGGACCCTCAGATGGAGATCATCTTCTTCGTGGTCTTCCTCATAGTTTACCTGGTTAATGTAGTGGGGAATATTGGTATGATTATCCTGATTACAACAGACACTCAGCTTCACACACCCATGTATTTTTTCCTCTGCAACCTCTCCTTTGTTGACCTGGGCTACTCCTCAGCCATTGCCCCCAGGATGCTGGCTGACTTCCTAACAAATCACAAAGTTATCTCCTTCTCCAGCTGTGCCACccagtttgctttttttgtagGTTTTGTGGATGCTGAGTGCTATGTCCTGGCAGCCATGGCCTATGATCGTTTTGTGGCCATTTGTCGACCCCTCCACTATAGCACCTTCATGTCCAAGCGGGTCTGCTTGGCTCTCATGCTGGGCTCTTACCTGGCTGGTCTAGTGAGTTTAGTAGCTCACACTACCCTCACCTTCAGCCTGAGTTACTGTGGTTCCAATATCATCAATCATTTCTTCTGCGAAATCCCACCACTCTTGGCCCTCTCTTGCTCAGACACCTACATCAGTGAGATCTTGCTCTTCAGTCTGTGTGGCTTCATTGAATTCAGcaccatcctcatcatcttcatctcCTATACCTTTATCCTTGTTGCAATCATCAGAATGCGTTCAGCTGAAGGCCGCCTTAAGGCTTTCTCCACCTGCGGGTCTCACCTTACTGGCGTCACCCTCTTCTATGGCACAGTCATGTTTAGGTACCTGAGGCCAACATCCAGCTACTCCCTGGACCAAGACAAGTGGGCCTCTGTGTTCTACACGGTTATCATCCCCATGTTAAATCCCTTGATCTACAGTTTGCGGAACAAGGATGTGAAAGCTGCTTTCAAAAAGCTAAttggaaaaaaatctcaataa